The Alnus glutinosa chromosome 1, dhAlnGlut1.1, whole genome shotgun sequence region TTGTATGGTATCTCGGAGAAATTACATTTACTCCTTAAATCACCACTCTTTATTTGCAAtgttctaaaaaattaaaaaatttgtaatatgGAGAGGTGTTTTAACATCTCTTCTATTATCTTCAACAGattatttattatcttttctactttatttttttttatttttttttaatattcttacCCAATGTGACTTATTGGGGCGCAAGAGataagagagaagaagagaaaaaaatattaaagaaatgaTATAATGTGCTAAAGTGAATTCCAATATTTTACTATTCATTATGCACCAAATGTATTTTTAGCCTCTAACTAATATGCTAAAGGTGAAAAAGTACAATATTAGCTAAATTTAGCTAATATggacatttttatttattttttatttattttttatgtaaaatgtctgctatttattaatatataagcTTCGGTTCTCAGAGAATTTCTCTTGTGAGACGAGAAAGGAATAGGGCTACTCATCTTCTGGCCAAGTTTGCTGTAGCTAACCCAAGGGCGGTCCTACATGGAGGCTAgggggggccctggcccccccaagtcccaaaattttcccctaaaaaaattttttttttcgaaaaaaaaaaaaaaaaaaaaattaaaattttaccccttaatttttaattttttttaattttgctcctgttatttttttttcttttcaatttggcccctccattttTAAAAGCCTAGGTCCGCCACTGAGCTAACCAGTCTCATTATGTTTGGTTTAATGTTTGTCCTAATTTTCTGGTGAACGTTGTAACTGctgattatttattataatggaAAGCTtaaattttctctcaaaaaaaaaattaatatgcaaCTATTCTCTTAGAttaaagattttgtttttattttttatttaaaaaatctcTGAACTTACCCCCGGTCGTGAACTCGGGGGTCGTGAGTGACCCACGCCCACGATTGAAAGGGTTTATGCTTAAACCCTAACTCCACTCAAAAATTGAAACCCAAAAAAGGCAATCATTTTCCGCCTTCAATCCCACAATTGAAAGCCCAATGCTTCTCTATCGCTCAGCTTCCCTGCTCCATCCCTACGAACTCTTATCCCCGCCTAAACTTCTCTCCCAATTCAAGCACGCACACTCATTTCTCTCCAATCCTTCACGTCCTTCCTCTTCTTTGCACTTTTGGCTGAAGCCGCCGCGCCGTAGACCAGCTAGGGCTTTTGCGACCGCCGCTGTTGCGGAAAGGAAGGGAACCGATACTTTCTACGCCGACGAAGACGTTTCGTGGACTTCTCTTGGCGTTTCTGAGAGGCTTTCTCGGGCTCTCTACAACGCCGGCATCGATAGGCCTTCTCTGACTCAGGTACACCCTCGCCATATTCACTCATGTGTCGAATTATCCTAGAAATGTTCCgagaagagggaaaaaaaaaacgagaatGTTGACCAACAGTTCACTTGTGCACAGTCCACGGTTGCCTTGAAATTCTATGCTAGACTTGTGAAGGCTCTTCTTGGATCTCTCTTTGTAATTCTTGAAGTGTATTAATCATTGCACGCATTTACTGTTTTATGAGTTTACGATAGTTGCTGAGACATATTTTGATATGAAATTTAGGCTGCTTGTGTACCGGCTATACTTTCGAGAAAGGATGTGGTAGTGGCTGCGGAGACGGGTAGTGGTAAAACACATGGATATTTGGTTCCCCTAATTGATAGCTTGTGCGCTGTGTCTGATGATTCTGCTGAGACCGTTTCTGATCAAGAATCAACGACACGATTGCGAAGGATTTGTCTTGTTCTTTGCCCAAATGTGCTGCTTTGCGATCAAGTGGTTCGGATGGCCAATGGTCTTTGTGGTGATGATGGTGAGCCACTCCTCAGAGTTGCATCTGTCTGTGGTCGACAGGTATTTTATTTGCAAATTGTTCTTGGTTATTGTTTATGGATACATCACCATGATTTTATCTTGTAATACTTGTTTTAGTGAAGGGGACTGTCTATAGACATTTTAAGGTTCCAGGTTCTTACGAATAAAAAACTTATGACTGCAGGGATGGCCAGTTAATGAGCCTGATATTGTTGTGTCCACCCCAGCTGCTCTTCTGAATAATATTGACCCGAACAAACCCCGTCGTTTGGAGTTTCTGCGTGGCGTGAAATATGTGGTGTGTTTTTTGTTCAAGTAACTATGTAATTTTGTTGGTTACATAAATAATTGCAATTCTGATACGGCAGAACTATGAGACAGGAGAGATCACATCATTTACAACTAAAATATTTATCTACTATGACTGGCAGGTGTTTGATGAAGCAGATATGCTTCTCTGCGGGGGCTTCCAGAATAAAGTTATTCGTCTGATAAACATGCTCCGCTTTGATGAAAAGCTTTTGTCTCGGTCAAAAGAATCTGTATCTGAGTTGCCAATGGAATTGGAATCTGAGCATACATCAAACTTTACTTTAGACAACAAAGAAGACCTACAAACTGAAATCATATCAGAAGGGGAGGAAGACTCTGGGGATGTTGATGACTTGGCAGAGGATGTTGAAGCTGGgtcaaatgaaagaaaagactGGAGGAGAGTGAGAAAAAATTATGAGCGCAGTAAACAGTATATTTTTGTTGCAGCCACCCTTCCAGTAAATGGAAAGAAAACTGCTGGGGGAGTGTTGAAACATATGTTTCCAAATGCCAATTGGGTTAGTGGAAATTACCTCCATTGTCACAATCCCAGGTGCCACACATTGTCTGGTTGCCAGTTCTTTTTCcccattcataaaaaaaatattctttttcccCTTGCTAGTTATCTACTTTGAAGCATTAGAgtgattttttcattttaaatagaTATGTGTTAGTAAATACCGAGCGACCTATTGCAAACATACAAAGTTTACTGGTAGTTCAATGGAAAAAGTTTGGTatgaaaaaaccacaaaaaaaatggattatGTTGTGTGTTGGACTCTACTCATTAAGAGCAAATGTGCAGTAGGCTAATGATTGTTATATTAAAGCTGCTAAACTCCTGTTTGGTCACTTGCATTTAGCCCACTATATGAGTGTTTTCAACtagcaaaataatttatgatgtgactgcattttatttttctttctaactaATTTGATGCTTGATAGTTTGTAGCACTAATTATGGCCCATGTCAGACTTCCACAGCAAACTCATGTACATGTTTAGAGATGCCTGCTCATGCATTACGTGAGTCAAAATTATGATTTCCCCCACTTTAAGACAGCCTTGAGCCAATTCATTGGCAATGATTTAACAATAGCTTGACTTCGTTGCCAATCTTTACTGTTGAATCTTAGGTGAGGCCTTGCAAGCTTGTGAGGTGGAGCCTTATAAGTGTGTAGCCATTGTCTTGCGTCTAGCGTATAAACTTGGGCTAGGGACGTGACATTTAGAGTCAGAAGGATTATTTTTGAACTCTTAAGGCAGGGTCACTTCGTGTATCCACCATTGAAAGATAAACTTTGGACCCGTGTAACGCACCCTCACTACACAGATCAGTTAAATCTGGCTTTTGTTGGAGGTGTGGCcctaaaaaattgtttgtacCCAAGGGGATTTGAACTTTATGGTTGTGCCATCAAAGTTTAA contains the following coding sequences:
- the LOC133867172 gene encoding DEAD-box ATP-dependent RNA helicase 22 isoform X1 → MLLYRSASLLHPYELLSPPKLLSQFKHAHSFLSNPSRPSSSLHFWLKPPRRRPARAFATAAVAERKGTDTFYADEDVSWTSLGVSERLSRALYNAGIDRPSLTQAACVPAILSRKDVVVAAETGSGKTHGYLVPLIDSLCAVSDDSAETVSDQESTTRLRRICLVLCPNVLLCDQVVRMANGLCGDDGEPLLRVASVCGRQGWPVNEPDIVVSTPAALLNNIDPNKPRRLEFLRGVKYVVFDEADMLLCGGFQNKVIRLINMLRFDEKLLSRSKESVSELPMELESEHTSNFTLDNKEDLQTEIISEGEEDSGDVDDLAEDVEAGSNERKDWRRVRKNYERSKQYIFVAATLPVNGKKTAGGVLKHMFPNANWVSGNYLHCHNPRLKQRWVEVTLETQVDELIKAVNQGFRSKAGDCRTMVFANTVDAVEAVANVLLKAGIDCYRYHKNFSLEERTQTLADFHEKGGIIVCTDAAARGVDIPNVSHVIQADFATSAVDFLHRVGRTARAGQFGLVTNLYTESNRDLVAAVCQAGEINQPVERAFSRKRGFRNKLKKRAGLGKVRDLSTA
- the LOC133867172 gene encoding DEAD-box ATP-dependent RNA helicase 22 isoform X2, which produces MLLYRSASLLHPYELLSPPKLLSQFKHAHSFLSNPSRPSSSLHFWLKPPRRRPARAFATAAVAERKGTDTFYADEDVSWTSLGVSERLSRALYNAGIDRPSLTQAACVPAILSRKDVVVAAETGSGKTHGYLVPLIDSLCAVSDDSAETVSDQESTTRLRRICLVLCPNVLLCDQVVRMANGLCGDDGEPLLRVASVCGRQGWPVNEPDIVVSTPAALLNNIDPNKPRRLEFLRGVKYVVFDEADMLLCGGFQNKVIRLINMLRFDEKLLSRSKESVSELPMELESEHTSNFTLDNKEDLQTEIISEGEEDSGDVDDLAEDVEAGSNERKDWRRVRKNYERSKQYIFVAATLPVNGKKTAGGVLKHMFPNANWVSGNYLHCHNPRLKQRWVEVTLETQVDELIKAVNQGFRSKAGDCRTMVFANTVDAVEAVANVLLKAGIDCYRYHKNFSLEERTQTLADFHEKGGIIVCTDAAARGVDIPNVSHVIQADFATSAVDFLHRVGRTARAGQFGLVTNLYTESNRDLVAAVCQAGEINQPVERAFSRKRGFRNKLKKRGLGKVRDLSTA